From the genome of Prevotella herbatica, one region includes:
- a CDS encoding TetR/AcrR family transcriptional regulator, with product MSKADKTKEYIIERTASIFNTKGYAGTSLNDMTEVTGLTKGSIYGNFKNKDDVAVEAFKYNFGVMSSLFSSEMAKKKTCREKLLVYPYLLGNFSETRFPEGGCPVLNTAVESDDTHPLLRQQTILAFTKWKNGIINLLKDGIAANEFHPDIHLEQVSLTMLAMLEGGIMIRKLTNNQKYIDNIISSLQDYINSL from the coding sequence ATGTCTAAAGCTGATAAAACAAAGGAATATATTATAGAAAGAACAGCATCAATCTTCAACACAAAGGGCTATGCTGGCACTTCTCTTAATGACATGACCGAAGTAACAGGTTTAACCAAAGGAAGTATTTACGGCAATTTCAAAAACAAAGATGATGTTGCTGTCGAAGCTTTCAAATATAACTTTGGTGTTATGTCTAGTCTTTTTTCCTCTGAAATGGCAAAGAAGAAGACATGTAGAGAGAAACTTTTAGTGTATCCATATTTACTAGGAAACTTTTCTGAAACCAGATTTCCTGAAGGTGGATGCCCTGTTTTAAATACAGCTGTAGAGTCTGATGATACTCACCCACTCCTTAGACAGCAAACGATATTAGCGTTTACCAAATGGAAAAACGGAATAATTAATTTATTAAAAGATGGAATTGCTGCAAATGAATTTCACCCTGATATTCACTTGGAACAAGTTTCCCTTACTATGCTGGCTATGCTAGAAGGCGGAATCATGATACGTAAACTTACAAATAATCAAAAGTATATAGATAATATTATTAGTTCACTGCAAGACTATATAAATAGCTTGTAA
- the fabF gene encoding beta-ketoacyl-ACP synthase II, with protein MKRVVITGLGAITPLGNNINEFWENIVNGKSGAAPLTKFDCSKFKTHFGCEVKDFHPEEFLDRKELRSNDLFTQYAIAASDEAIKDSQLHPETMSEAERSEIGVIWASGNGGIGTLEKELKEYYAGDGTPRFSPFLIPKMIVNMAAGVISIRNGLLGTNYATVSACSSSNTAIINAFDTIRLGKATAMICGGSEAAITESSIGGFNALQALSKSNDDPQGASRPFDETRNGFVIGEGAGALVLEDLEHALKRNATIYAEIIGGGMAADAYHITGTHPDGLGAVLCMQKALADAGLSPDKIDYINAHATSTQMGDISELKGIKKVFGDRSIKVTGTKSMTGHLLGAAGAIESIISILSIRDNIIPATINTENPDKENPENIDLVLHHSRYEPVNYVLNNTFGFGGHTASSIFKKYI; from the coding sequence ATGAAACGAGTAGTAATCACAGGATTGGGCGCAATAACCCCATTAGGAAATAACATCAATGAATTTTGGGAAAACATTGTAAATGGGAAAAGCGGAGCTGCCCCATTGACTAAATTTGATTGTTCTAAATTTAAGACACATTTTGGTTGTGAAGTAAAAGACTTCCACCCTGAAGAGTTTTTAGATCGCAAAGAACTTCGTTCCAATGATCTTTTCACTCAATATGCTATCGCTGCGTCTGATGAAGCTATAAAGGATTCACAATTACATCCTGAGACCATGAGCGAAGCTGAACGCTCAGAAATAGGTGTGATCTGGGCTTCTGGAAATGGTGGTATAGGTACGCTTGAAAAAGAACTCAAAGAGTATTATGCAGGAGATGGAACACCTAGATTCAGCCCTTTTCTAATTCCTAAAATGATTGTAAATATGGCTGCTGGAGTTATTTCCATTCGCAATGGATTGCTTGGCACAAACTATGCTACGGTCTCTGCTTGTTCTTCATCAAATACAGCAATTATAAATGCTTTCGACACGATAAGATTAGGAAAAGCAACTGCCATGATTTGTGGAGGTTCAGAGGCTGCTATTACAGAATCATCAATAGGTGGTTTCAATGCACTACAGGCTCTTTCAAAATCAAATGACGATCCACAGGGAGCATCACGCCCTTTTGATGAGACACGTAATGGATTTGTCATTGGTGAAGGTGCTGGAGCATTAGTTCTTGAAGACTTGGAACACGCACTGAAGCGTAATGCAACGATATATGCCGAAATAATTGGTGGTGGTATGGCTGCCGATGCCTATCACATTACGGGAACTCATCCTGACGGTTTAGGTGCTGTACTGTGCATGCAGAAGGCTCTCGCTGACGCTGGTCTTTCTCCTGATAAAATTGATTATATAAATGCCCATGCCACTTCTACCCAGATGGGTGACATTAGTGAATTAAAAGGCATTAAAAAGGTATTTGGCGATAGGTCTATAAAGGTAACAGGTACAAAATCAATGACAGGTCATCTGCTTGGAGCTGCAGGTGCAATAGAAAGCATAATATCTATTCTGTCAATCAGAGATAATATCATTCCGGCAACTATCAACACCGAGAATCCTGACAAAGAAAATCCTGAAAACATAGACTTGGTTCTGCATCATTCGCGTTATGAGCCTGTAAACTATGTACTTAATAACACATTTGGATTTGGTGGACATACTGCCAGTTCCATTTTTAAGAAATATATATAA
- a CDS encoding SDR family NAD(P)-dependent oxidoreductase, translated as MKQTILVTGASSGIGLYIANKLHESGYNVIGTSRSPEKYQSKIQFKLLALDITDVNSIKSFTKELFSQIDSLEVVINNAGFMLTGLVEETSIELGRQQFETNFWGTVNLTNELLPYLRKQRHGKIITTGSFFGLVGHPSVAYYAASKHALEGYFKSLRFELNLFNIKVSIIEPMYTKSNLESHGVVGDGRIADYDSLRHNISSLYSREFAKAPEPTNVIKAVMKIINAVNPKFSYPVGKATSLILILQRFAYKTFESIVLKLINSIKR; from the coding sequence ATGAAACAGACAATTTTAGTAACTGGGGCATCTTCTGGTATTGGATTATATATCGCCAATAAGCTCCACGAAAGCGGTTACAACGTAATTGGAACAAGCCGTAGCCCTGAGAAATATCAATCCAAAATACAATTCAAACTATTAGCTCTTGATATTACTGATGTCAATTCTATTAAGTCTTTCACAAAAGAACTTTTCAGTCAAATAGACTCTCTTGAAGTAGTCATTAACAATGCAGGGTTTATGCTTACCGGACTTGTTGAAGAAACATCTATTGAATTGGGTAGACAGCAATTTGAAACAAACTTTTGGGGAACAGTAAATCTCACAAACGAATTACTACCTTACCTCAGAAAGCAGAGACATGGAAAGATCATTACCACGGGTTCATTCTTTGGTTTAGTCGGACATCCAAGTGTAGCCTATTACGCTGCTTCAAAACATGCTTTGGAAGGCTATTTCAAATCATTGAGGTTTGAGTTGAATCTATTCAATATCAAGGTAAGCATCATTGAACCGATGTATACCAAATCAAATCTTGAAAGTCACGGTGTTGTTGGTGATGGTAGAATTGCAGATTACGATTCACTTAGGCATAACATCAGTTCCCTGTATAGCAGAGAGTTTGCCAAAGCTCCAGAACCAACAAATGTAATTAAGGCTGTAATGAAAATTATAAATGCAGTAAACCCTAAATTCAGTTATCCTGTTGGTAAGGCAACATCGCTTATTCTTATATTGCAGCGTTTTGCTTACAAGACATTTGAAAGTATTGTTTTAAAGCTTATAAACTCTATTAAAAGATAG
- a CDS encoding KamA family radical SAM protein produces MKQKKMKLASKDVKIMFETNLQNIQQIAISSLSADDFKQQLLKDLHLEGEIPLSPDKENLKRLILHDGMTIKEASTEKMIKLETITCLYNFLTGKGNIEDYNPDFLFDVYKQFEESTCSQSTLPDKKQMIRWMKRWDSGTDSKIIEIRKENKQRIINRLIERIDKHQYEKSRYAFPPGISFIEKQEMVNQWWSDFRFHLSMAARSSRELNHLMGDTFSDEMKAIYQTAKKKGIPIFVTPYYLSLMDISENNYDDAALRSYVFYSQNLVDTFGNIKAWEKEDQVEAGKPNAAGWLVPEGHNIHRRYPEVAILIPDTIGRACGGLCASCQRLYDFQSGRFNFDMEALKPKITWDSKLKQLMKYFLEDKQLRDILITGGDALMSRNASLKKILEAVYVMAKQKHHDNKKRPLGEKYAEIQRVRLGTRLPVYLPMRINDELITILSDFKKKAIKIGISQFFIQTHFQTPLEITPEVRDGIRKLDAAGWTVTNQLVYNVAASRRGHTAKLRRELNKIGVLCYYTFSVKGFEENHAVFTPNSRSLQEQKEEKIFGQINATEANQLIKNLNNNGSHEKGINQIEKKFDLPFLATDRNVMNLPGIGKSMTFNLVAIMPDGCRLLAFSHDSTRRHSPVISDMPIVYIKENKSLAEYIRQLSDMGEKISDYSSIWKYNTGKTEPRFAFYEYPKPAEEYTTDYSNIDQQSH; encoded by the coding sequence ATGAAACAAAAGAAAATGAAGCTCGCATCTAAAGATGTAAAGATCATGTTCGAAACCAATTTACAAAACATTCAGCAGATAGCTATATCGAGCTTAAGTGCTGATGATTTCAAACAACAACTATTAAAAGATCTGCATCTAGAAGGAGAAATTCCATTATCACCAGATAAGGAAAACTTGAAACGACTTATTCTTCATGATGGCATGACAATCAAGGAGGCATCTACCGAAAAGATGATCAAATTAGAAACAATCACATGTCTATACAATTTTCTTACTGGCAAGGGAAATATTGAAGACTATAATCCTGATTTTCTGTTTGATGTATATAAACAATTTGAGGAATCCACATGCAGTCAGTCAACATTACCAGATAAAAAGCAAATGATAAGGTGGATGAAAAGATGGGACTCTGGTACTGACTCGAAAATTATTGAAATAAGAAAAGAAAACAAGCAACGCATTATTAACCGATTGATTGAGCGAATTGATAAACATCAGTATGAGAAAAGCCGATATGCTTTTCCTCCTGGAATTAGTTTTATCGAGAAGCAAGAGATGGTTAACCAATGGTGGTCTGATTTCCGTTTTCATCTTTCTATGGCAGCTAGGAGCAGCAGAGAACTCAACCACTTAATGGGGGATACGTTTTCAGATGAAATGAAAGCTATTTACCAAACAGCAAAGAAGAAGGGTATTCCTATTTTTGTCACTCCCTACTACCTTTCATTAATGGATATTTCCGAAAATAATTATGATGATGCAGCCTTGCGTTCCTATGTGTTCTATTCACAGAATTTGGTAGATACATTCGGTAATATAAAGGCTTGGGAAAAGGAAGACCAAGTAGAGGCTGGTAAGCCTAATGCTGCAGGCTGGCTCGTACCAGAGGGACACAATATTCATAGACGCTACCCAGAGGTCGCAATACTTATTCCTGACACGATAGGTAGAGCCTGTGGTGGTTTATGTGCATCATGTCAGCGACTCTACGATTTCCAGAGTGGTAGATTCAACTTCGATATGGAAGCCTTGAAACCTAAGATAACTTGGGATAGCAAACTTAAACAACTAATGAAATATTTTCTTGAGGATAAACAACTTCGCGATATTCTTATTACTGGCGGTGATGCCCTTATGAGTCGAAACGCAAGCCTTAAAAAAATTCTTGAAGCTGTATACGTGATGGCTAAACAAAAGCATCATGACAACAAGAAAAGACCATTAGGTGAAAAATATGCAGAGATACAACGTGTCAGACTTGGTACACGATTACCTGTATATCTCCCCATGCGCATCAATGATGAACTGATTACCATACTTTCTGATTTTAAGAAGAAAGCTATAAAAATTGGTATTTCCCAGTTTTTTATCCAGACTCATTTCCAAACTCCTTTAGAAATTACACCTGAGGTACGTGATGGTATAAGAAAATTGGATGCTGCTGGATGGACAGTTACCAATCAGTTGGTATATAATGTTGCTGCTTCAAGGCGAGGACACACGGCAAAATTAAGAAGGGAACTTAACAAAATTGGTGTTCTTTGCTATTATACGTTCTCTGTAAAAGGTTTTGAAGAAAACCATGCTGTATTTACACCCAACAGCAGATCTCTACAAGAACAGAAAGAAGAAAAGATATTTGGGCAAATCAATGCCACAGAGGCTAATCAACTCATTAAAAATCTTAATAATAATGGTTCACATGAGAAAGGTATTAACCAGATAGAAAAGAAATTCGATTTACCATTCCTTGCTACAGATAGAAACGTAATGAATCTTCCTGGAATTGGTAAAAGCATGACTTTCAATCTTGTAGCTATCATGCCAGATGGATGCAGATTATTGGCATTCTCACATGACAGCACACGCCGACATAGTCCAGTCATAAGTGATATGCCTATCGTGTACATAAAAGAGAATAAATCTCTTGCTGAATACATCAGACAATTAAGCGATATGGGCGAAAAAATCTCAGACTATTCTTCTATATGGAAATATAACACAGGTAAGACCGAACCACGATTCGCTTTCTACGAATATCCTAAACCTGCAGAAGAATATACAACTGATTATTCAAATATTGATCAGCAATCACATTAG
- a CDS encoding Nramp family divalent metal transporter translates to MMNIIKELKSKTHPRVLGGFDIFKYIGPGLLVTVGFIDPGNWASNFAAGSYFGYSLLWVVTLSTIMLIALQHNVAHLGIVTGLCLSEAADKYTPKYIGRPIIITAVLASISTSLAEILGGAIALQMLFNVPIVWGSILTTVTVMIMIFTNSYKRMERGIIEFVSVIGLSFIYELFLVHIDWGAATHGWVVPSIPQGSMMIIMSVLGAVIMPHNLFLHSEIIQSRQIQKRSDKYIQQTLKYEFFDTLFSMIVGWAINSAMILLAAATFFHNGIHVEELSQAQSLLTPLLGNSAANIFAIALLLAGISSTITSGMAAGSIFAGLFGESYNIKDSHSIIGICLSLGISLLIIFFISNPFKCLLISQMILSIQLPFTVFLQVSLTSSKQVMGKYANRPWNSAFLYSLAGIVTILNLWLLYENI, encoded by the coding sequence ATGATGAATATAATAAAAGAATTAAAAAGTAAGACACACCCGCGAGTGTTGGGTGGGTTTGACATATTTAAATATATTGGACCAGGACTGCTAGTCACAGTTGGTTTCATTGATCCTGGCAACTGGGCAAGCAATTTCGCAGCGGGTTCCTACTTCGGATATTCACTTCTTTGGGTAGTCACCCTCTCTACAATCATGCTGATTGCACTACAGCATAACGTTGCCCATCTTGGCATTGTTACAGGATTGTGCCTTAGTGAGGCTGCTGATAAATATACGCCTAAATATATAGGACGCCCGATTATCATCACTGCCGTGCTTGCTAGTATTTCCACATCACTTGCTGAGATTCTTGGAGGTGCTATCGCCCTGCAGATGCTATTCAACGTGCCTATTGTCTGGGGATCGATACTCACCACGGTAACAGTAATGATTATGATCTTCACGAATTCGTATAAAAGAATGGAGCGTGGCATCATTGAATTTGTATCCGTGATAGGACTCTCATTTATTTATGAACTTTTCCTTGTGCATATTGATTGGGGCGCAGCCACACACGGATGGGTAGTGCCAAGCATACCTCAAGGCAGTATGATGATTATCATGAGTGTGCTCGGCGCTGTGATTATGCCTCATAATCTGTTTTTGCATTCAGAAATCATTCAAAGTCGTCAAATCCAGAAACGATCAGACAAGTACATTCAACAGACATTGAAGTATGAGTTTTTTGACACATTATTTTCAATGATTGTGGGGTGGGCGATAAACAGCGCAATGATTTTGCTTGCAGCAGCTACATTCTTTCACAATGGTATCCATGTAGAAGAACTGTCTCAGGCACAGTCTCTACTTACGCCTTTACTTGGCAATAGCGCAGCTAACATCTTTGCAATAGCACTTCTGCTAGCCGGCATATCAAGTACCATTACCAGCGGTATGGCTGCTGGCAGTATCTTTGCAGGCCTTTTTGGTGAGTCATACAATATCAAAGACTCTCACTCTATCATTGGTATCTGTCTATCTCTAGGCATATCGCTATTGATAATTTTCTTTATCAGCAATCCATTTAAGTGCCTACTGATATCACAAATGATACTTAGTATTCAATTACCGTTCACGGTATTTCTGCAGGTGAGCCTTACATCTTCCAAGCAGGTGATGGGGAAATACGCAAACAGACCATGGAATTCTGCTTTCCTGTATTCTCTTGCTGGCATTGTCACAATATTAAACCTATGGTTACTTTATGAAAATATTTAA
- a CDS encoding NTF2 fold immunity protein: MINTKSLFVNVAISLAILSSGIVIGRFFLSTKPEPPKITKYKYDGEIRTEAPLLEPLKYRISNYKNINKVGAVPDAATAYEISNALLIATYGKDQIAYSEPFKILLEDSYVWSIEAIPYNQPFMYYEIGIDKRDGRIIYLNSEI; encoded by the coding sequence ATGATTAATACTAAATCTTTATTTGTTAATGTTGCTATATCTTTGGCTATATTATCATCTGGGATCGTCATTGGGAGATTTTTTCTCTCAACTAAACCAGAACCACCCAAGATTACAAAATATAAATATGATGGAGAGATAAGAACGGAAGCTCCCCTCTTAGAACCATTAAAATATCGTATTAGTAATTATAAAAATATCAATAAAGTAGGGGCCGTGCCAGATGCGGCCACTGCCTATGAAATAAGTAATGCTCTATTAATTGCTACATATGGTAAAGATCAGATAGCTTATTCCGAGCCGTTTAAAATACTATTAGAAGATAGTTATGTATGGAGTATAGAGGCAATACCATATAATCAACCATTTATGTATTATGAAATAGGAATTGATAAACGTGATGGTAGAATTATTTATTTGAACTCAGAAATATAA
- a CDS encoding NTF2 fold immunity protein yields MMKTKSLFVKVAMSLVIFVCGIIIGKYLPSIKLPTPKIIKYVYSGEINTGDPPPMPLPKYRRSNSDNINKTGVVPNVATAYKISNTIFIRAFGKDKINYDKPFKIQLEDGYIWSIEAQSLDTRYLSYHIAIDKRNGRIVYLLVKK; encoded by the coding sequence ATGATGAAAACTAAATCTTTATTTGTGAAAGTTGCCATGTCTTTGGTAATATTTGTATGTGGGATCATTATAGGTAAGTATCTTCCCTCAATCAAGCTCCCAACGCCCAAAATTATAAAATATGTATATTCTGGAGAGATTAATACGGGAGACCCTCCCCCTATGCCACTACCAAAATATCGTAGAAGTAATTCTGATAATATTAATAAAACTGGTGTAGTACCAAATGTCGCTACTGCTTATAAAATAAGTAATACTATCTTTATTCGTGCATTTGGTAAAGATAAAATAAATTATGACAAGCCATTTAAAATACAATTGGAAGATGGTTATATTTGGAGTATAGAGGCACAATCACTAGATACACGATATTTGTCTTACCATATTGCGATTGATAAACGTAATGGCAGAATTGTTTATTTGTTAGTGAAAAAATAG
- a CDS encoding energy transducer TonB encodes MKQFYLHIRQFKILIGIINDEKIHLSFLVMVLSFFILPIYGIQHHTVMESTKDSIICEQPDILPYFSKKGVAYPEYVIKQFGKKTKKGFRPFHIIMSFVVEKDGRVSNITIKTSMQSEYSSRIRNIINNMGKWKPGLKDGRTVRCRVYFNAYIH; translated from the coding sequence ATGAAACAGTTCTACTTACACATCAGACAATTTAAAATTCTTATTGGAATTATTAATGATGAGAAAATACATCTATCATTTTTGGTAATGGTGTTGTCTTTCTTCATATTACCAATTTATGGCATCCAGCATCATACAGTGATGGAGAGTACTAAGGACTCTATTATATGTGAACAGCCAGATATACTTCCTTATTTTTCTAAAAAAGGGGTTGCATATCCAGAATATGTAATCAAACAATTTGGGAAAAAGACAAAAAAAGGATTTCGTCCTTTTCATATTATAATGAGCTTTGTCGTAGAAAAAGACGGACGTGTTTCTAATATTACAATAAAAACATCAATGCAATCGGAATATAGCAGTCGAATTAGAAACATTATAAATAATATGGGAAAATGGAAACCTGGTTTAAAAGATGGTAGAACTGTTAGATGCAGAGTTTACTTTAATGCCTATATCCATTAA
- a CDS encoding nucleotidyl transferase AbiEii/AbiGii toxin family protein, producing MEKLWLNNSIVDRLAMLQQTESGHPGVNQVAIEKDWWVTITLKALFQTDCSESLIFKGGTSLSKGYNIIERFSEDIDLAISHSFFNIVKTSKSQREKLRKTARTYIHETLSAQLDARLKEMGISGYTIENVTKIQDKDGERHPIDSDKDPIVILLNYPSIIEDTINYIPPRVKIEISCLSMDEPSELRDIHSFVEDGFEGEDNGANSKIKTVLPTRTFLEKIFLLAEEFQKDQPRSIRMSRHLYDIEKLMDTDYGKDALANRALYDSIVEHRRTYYSLKYVNYDLHAPSTISFMIPEKERESWAQDYVDMKRFFIYGKSLEFDELMLRMQELQKRVRTIR from the coding sequence ATGGAAAAATTATGGCTAAATAACAGTATTGTCGATCGTCTAGCTATGTTACAACAAACTGAGAGTGGACACCCTGGAGTCAATCAGGTTGCAATAGAAAAAGATTGGTGGGTGACCATAACTCTTAAGGCATTATTTCAAACAGATTGTTCAGAATCATTGATATTCAAAGGTGGTACGTCTCTTTCTAAAGGCTATAATATCATAGAACGCTTTTCTGAAGACATCGATTTGGCCATAAGTCACTCTTTTTTTAATATTGTAAAAACGAGTAAAAGTCAACGTGAAAAATTGCGTAAAACAGCTCGTACTTATATCCACGAGACTCTTTCCGCTCAATTAGATGCTCGGTTGAAAGAAATGGGTATTTCTGGTTACACAATAGAGAATGTGACAAAAATCCAAGATAAGGATGGTGAACGGCATCCAATAGATTCAGATAAGGATCCAATTGTGATTCTGTTGAATTATCCATCGATTATAGAAGATACAATTAATTACATTCCTCCTCGTGTAAAGATTGAAATAAGTTGTCTTTCGATGGACGAACCTTCGGAGTTGAGAGATATCCATTCTTTTGTCGAAGATGGCTTTGAAGGTGAAGATAACGGAGCTAATAGTAAAATAAAAACAGTTTTGCCTACACGTACTTTCTTAGAAAAGATTTTTTTGTTGGCAGAGGAATTCCAAAAGGATCAACCAAGAAGTATACGTATGTCACGTCACCTATATGATATTGAGAAGTTGATGGATACTGATTATGGAAAAGATGCCTTGGCGAATCGTGCGCTATATGATTCCATTGTTGAGCATAGAAGAACGTACTATTCTCTAAAGTATGTAAACTACGATTTACATGCCCCATCCACAATCAGCTTCATGATACCAGAGAAAGAACGTGAATCTTGGGCACAGGACTATGTGGACATGAAACGCTTCTTTATCTATGGCAAGTCTCTTGAATTTGATGAATTGATGCTGAGAATGCAGGAATTACAAAAAAGAGTAAGAACTATAAGATAG
- a CDS encoding DUF6088 family protein, whose translation MNDEHTIIEKTTLKERIEALPEDSVLFRSDFPEYHAEFVGSTLSELTCTGVLVKISQGIYVKPRNSRFGLVFPSVEKIVQAIAIRDKAEVLPSGMTALNTLGLSTQVPMNYTYLTTGSERTIKLSNHQVILKRGVPKNFCYSTRLIALLVQALRTLKQDNVGEEEFLVIRELISKEPDKENLGRDIDLMPGWMKRIVKPMLVNN comes from the coding sequence ATGAATGATGAACATACTATAATAGAGAAAACTACTCTTAAGGAACGGATAGAAGCATTACCAGAAGATAGCGTTTTATTTCGTTCTGACTTCCCTGAGTATCACGCTGAGTTTGTGGGGAGCACCTTGTCTGAATTGACATGTACCGGAGTATTAGTCAAAATTTCTCAAGGAATATATGTAAAACCAAGAAACAGCCGTTTTGGTTTGGTATTTCCATCAGTTGAAAAAATTGTTCAGGCTATTGCTATTCGTGATAAAGCAGAAGTATTACCTTCTGGAATGACGGCTTTGAATACATTGGGGCTTTCTACTCAAGTACCTATGAATTATACCTATTTAACTACAGGCAGTGAAAGAACCATCAAATTAAGCAATCATCAAGTTATACTTAAACGTGGTGTACCTAAAAATTTCTGTTATAGCACACGACTTATAGCCTTATTGGTTCAGGCCCTTAGGACACTAAAACAAGATAATGTTGGTGAAGAGGAATTTCTGGTTATTCGCGAACTCATTTCAAAGGAGCCTGATAAGGAAAATCTTGGCAGAGACATAGATCTAATGCCTGGTTGGATGAAAAGAATAGTAAAACCTATGCTTGTAAATAATTAG
- a CDS encoding DUF6486 family protein: MDKNKVNISWIIKIVIAIASSLLGLLGTQQNETQN, translated from the coding sequence ATGGATAAGAACAAAGTAAACATTTCGTGGATCATAAAGATAGTAATCGCTATCGCTTCAAGTCTTCTGGGGTTGCTTGGAACGCAACAGAACGAAACACAGAACTAG
- a CDS encoding HU family DNA-binding protein, with protein MNKNKKNLKTYNKFYARAVYLGIAQLDDMAEKIQANCSVKKSDVLAVLTELAEVMTAELQDSKIVKIAGLGSFKLTLKCVGADSIKEFTPAKNIKKVNIRFSPEAHVDAGSKTRTKALVTGTQVKEYAEYNKIKGAPKTGDPNGGVVKP; from the coding sequence ATGAACAAAAACAAAAAGAATCTGAAAACCTATAACAAGTTTTACGCTCGTGCCGTCTATCTCGGAATAGCTCAACTTGATGACATGGCAGAAAAGATTCAGGCAAACTGCTCAGTTAAAAAGAGTGATGTACTAGCGGTACTCACAGAACTTGCAGAGGTGATGACAGCCGAACTTCAGGACTCAAAAATCGTAAAGATCGCAGGACTAGGTTCATTCAAGCTCACCCTGAAATGTGTAGGTGCAGACAGCATCAAGGAGTTCACACCAGCCAAGAACATCAAGAAAGTCAACATCCGCTTCAGTCCAGAAGCACATGTAGACGCAGGTTCAAAGACACGCACCAAGGCATTGGTAACAGGTACGCAAGTCAAGGAGTACGCAGAGTACAACAAGATCAAGGGTGCACCAAAAACAGGTGATCCAAACGGCGGAGTCGTAAAGCCTTAA
- a CDS encoding helix-turn-helix domain-containing protein, whose product METKTLDQIKDKYYGTVGTPKRDKLESEMAALRIGVKLRAARENLKMTQLELATKIDKKRSFISKVENDSENITLKTLFDIVERGLGGKLRIDVQF is encoded by the coding sequence ATGGAAACAAAAACATTAGATCAGATTAAAGACAAGTATTATGGTACTGTTGGCACTCCAAAGCGAGATAAATTGGAGAGCGAAATGGCAGCACTTCGTATAGGCGTAAAACTTCGTGCTGCTCGTGAAAATTTGAAAATGACACAGTTGGAACTTGCAACTAAAATTGACAAGAAACGTTCCTTTATCTCAAAAGTTGAGAATGATAGTGAAAATATCACATTGAAAACGCTTTTTGATATTGTTGAACGAGGATTAGGGGGCAAACTTCGAATTGATGTCCAATTCTAA
- a CDS encoding type II toxin-antitoxin system RelE/ParE family toxin, translated as MIKILDLIEQVERIPVTYLKYIEGTEGLFEVRVILNGNIFRIFCFFDGNKLIVLLSGFQKKTQKTPKREIERAERIKAEYYNDKKKGV; from the coding sequence ATTATTAAGATTCTCGACCTTATAGAGCAGGTTGAACGGATTCCCGTTACCTATCTTAAGTATATTGAAGGTACAGAAGGACTATTTGAGGTTAGAGTGATACTCAATGGAAATATCTTTCGCATATTTTGTTTCTTTGACGGCAATAAACTAATAGTGCTGCTAAGTGGATTTCAGAAAAAGACACAGAAGACACCTAAAAGAGAAATTGAACGCGCCGAACGGATAAAGGCAGAATATTATAATGACAAAAAGAAAGGAGTGTAA